In the genome of Pseudorasbora parva isolate DD20220531a chromosome 10, ASM2467924v1, whole genome shotgun sequence, one region contains:
- the traf3 gene encoding TNF receptor-associated factor 3, which yields MSAGRNVEQQIALQQRPPSLAMPSMAQRPRHEPGFWPLHGGFRDGFVMTPEPKYCCEACRLVLCKPRQTECGHRFCESCIADLLSKPNPVCPADLEPLFEDKIFRDVCCNREIMALKVYCRSEKNGCKEQMSLQRVMDHLEVCPYFEVPCPLGKCKEKMMRKDMPEHLSRKCKHREITCEFCSHKMALTELQKHKETVCPAFPVACPNHCSFSSILRSELSSHQHDCPKAQVTCTFIRYGCTYKGLNQEMREHESSFASEHLRMMAVRSNTLEGKVEDVKSELMERYKVLPSLSSRLAEVETQYEEMREKNRQLEQKLVSMQMLMSAHSEKLLEIEMELRELRPLRAIREEVEALRGTVESMRSVVSALDSSRAGSSSGSHTLGSLEQQLARHDDMMSVHDIRLAEMDLKLQVLETASFNGTLIWKIRDYKRRKQEAVASKTLSLYSQPFYTGYFGYKMCARVYLNGDGMGKGTHLSLFFVVMRGEYDALLPWPFKQKVTLMLMDQGPARKHLGDAFKPDPNSSSFRRPTGEMNIASGCPLFVAQTVLENGTYIKDDSIFIKVTVDTSDLSDP from the exons ATGTCCGCAGGGCGTAATGTGGAACAGCAGATTGCCCTGCAGCAGCGTCCGCCATCTCTTGCTATGCCCTCCATGGCCCAGCGGCCCAGGCATGAGCCGGGCTTCTGGCCCCTGCACGGAGGCTTCAGGGACGGTTTTGTCATGACACCTGAGCCCAAGTATTGCTGTGAGGCCTGCAGGCTAGTGCTCTGTAAACCTCGGCAAACTGAGTGCGGACACCGCTTCTGCGAGAGCTGCATCGCAGATCTGCTCAG TAAGCCTAACCCAGTGTGTCCAGCTGATTTAGAGCCACTCTTTGAAGATAAG ATATTCCGGGATGTTTGCTGCAATAGGGAAATTATGGCTCTGAAGGTCTACTGTCGAAGTGAGAAAAATGGATGTAAAGAACAAATGAGTTTACAGCGGGTCATG GACCACTTGGAAGTTTGTCCATACTTTGAGGTGCCATGCCCTTTGGGAAAGTGTAAGGAGAAGATGATGAGAAAAGACATGCCCGAGCACTTGAGCCGCAAATGCAAACACAGAGAGATCACCTGTGAATTCTGCAGTCACAAGATGGCCCTCACTGAGTTACAG AAACACAAAGAAACAGTCTGTCCTGCATTTCCTGTAGCATGCCCTAATCACTGCTCGTTTTCTTCCATTCTAAGAAGTGAG CTGTCCAGTCACCAGCATGACTGTCCAAAGGCCCAGGTGACCTGTACCTTCATTCGCTACGGTTGTACCTATAAG ggaCTGAATCAAGAGATGAGAGAACATGAGTCCAGTTTTGCATCCGAGCATCTGAGAATGATGGCTGTCAGGAGCAACACACTAGAGGGCAAG GTCGAAGACGTTAAGAGCGAGCTGATGGAGCGTTATAAAGTTCTGCCCAGCCTCAGCAGCCGTCTCGCAGAGGTAGAAACGCAGTATGAGGAGATGAGAGAAAAGAACAGGCAGCTGGAGCAGAAACTAGTCAGCATGCAG ATGTTGATGAGCGCTCACTCTGAGAAACTGCTTGAGATCGAGATGGAGCTGCGGGAACTTCGTCCACTGCGGGCTATAAGGGAGGAGGTGGAGGCTCTGAGAGGGACCGTGGAAAGCATGCGTTCAGTTGTATCCGCTCTCGACTCGAGTCGTGCTGGTTCCAGTTCTGGTTCTCACACCCTGG GCTCCTTAGAGCAGCAGCTCGCACGTCACGATGACATGATGAGTGTCCATGACATCAGGCTGGCGGAGATGGATCTGAAGCTGCAGGTGCTAGAGACGGCCAGCTTTAATGGTACACTCATTTGGAAAATCCGTGACTACAAAAGGCGGAAACAGGAAGCCGTGGCTTCCAAAACCCTCTCACTCTACAGCCAGCCTTTCTACACGGGCTATTTCGGCTACAAGATGTGCGCCCGCGTTTATCTCAATGGGGATGGAATGGGTAAAGGCACACATCTCTCGCTCTTCTTTGTGGTCATGCGCGGGGAATATGACGCCTTGCTGCCTTGGCCATTTAAACAGAAAGTAACATTAATGCTAATGGACCAGGGGCCGGCAAGGAAACACTTAGGTGATGCCTTCAAACCGGACCCCAATAGCAGTAGCTTTCGCCGGCCCACTGGCGAAATGAACATCGCCTCAGGCTGTCCGCTCTTCGTGGCTCAAACTGTTCTGGAGAATGGAACCTATATCAAAGACGATTCGATCTTCATCAAAGTGACTGTAGACACCTCTGACCTCTCGGACCCTTGA